The Chitinophaga pinensis DSM 2588 region TGTGGAACAGAAAGAGGAAGAAAAAGATGTAGCCGTCGTTCCTCCTAAACATGAAATCGGCAAAAGCGATTAATTGATAAATTTATTTGTATTCCTGTGTCTAGGATAAGCCGTAGAAGCGCTGCAAAAGACCCGTACGCTTCTTTATCAGGGTATTACCCATTGGTTCAAAACTATACACCTCCTTACCGTTTTGCTTAACGACAAACCGGAAAGGTTGTCTCAAGACATGTGTCAGGTGATATATTGTAAGGAGCTCGGCCAGATCTTCATGCCAGCTCGCGGTGCTGTAAAGTGATACGAACGGCGTTTGAGCGAGTCCCGCGTAAACGCTGGCAGCTTCTGTCAACAGGAAAAGCCGGCCACCAGGCCTAAAGCGGCTTTGCAACACTATCGAATCTCTTACCAGCCAGTCGTAACTATTAATATTCTTCCACACGTCTTTCGAAAAATTCGCGGTAAAAACATTTCGCTGCGCTTTACCTGATACGGTATCTGCCGAAATAAGATGCAGTGACCCGTCCACCACATGTGTCCCCTCATGCAACATTACATATGTCAATGCATGTAGTCCGCCTGCCTGTATCGACACCGACACCGTAGAATCGCCTCCTGCAAAGCAGGTTCGTTCTTTCTCCGTTACCCATTCAGAAATGGTCTGATGAAGAATCCCTGAGCGGAAAGTTATATGATAAAGATTGATGTCTTCATCCCTGGTGACCGGCGATGTCAACGCCGTATTGGGCATATTGTCCAGAAAGCTGATGCTTTTCAGGTGTTGCTTCAGCACACGCTGATGCAATAACGGGAGTGCGTCAAAAGCGTCGGATATGATTGCAATCTCTTCATCTGTCAAATGATGTTCCGTCGGCGCCATGCCGGCATCTCTGAACTTTTTCAGAACGTCATCCGGAGTATCCGTCACCCGTGAGAGCAAAGAGCTGTTTGGATTAAGGTTGTATTGATGCTGAACATCTCGCAGTTGTTTAGTCTGGGCTACACTTTGTAATGCGGTAAAAGATGTAATAGCTAAAAGGCCAAGTATACTATTGGTCTTAATAGATCTGAACAAATGAATCAAACATTTCATAAGCTACTAAATAGAAGTGTCAGTTACGCCGGACCGTTTAACGGCGCCAGGTTCTTATACCAAATGGCTATTCCAGAGATAAATTACAAATACGGATTTACAAATCAAACAGGGAAAAATTTATCCCTATTTGATTTGCCTATAGCAGTTTTATCAGTTATAAAGGAGTATATTTATTTTAACTTCTTACGCAGCCAGGCTCGTACCGGTTCATCAAATAGTTTCAAACTCGCATATGCGACTGCGATCGCCCCTAAAAAGGTCGCTAACGCATATGGCCAGGACGCTGCCATTGTTATACCTTTGTGGTCACTCACCCATCCCACATAGAAATAAACCAGTGTATAATGGGTCATGTACAACGGATATGATATATCTCCCAGTAATTTGCAGATCTTATATTCCCTGTTGCCAGTCACCTTCGCTCCGGCTCCGATCAGCACTATTAAAGGGAACACCAGAATGATACATGCTGATTCGTACAGACCATTCATCCATAAATGATCAGCGCCGCCGATACGAGGCATAAACAGTATAGCAGCTACCAATATTGTACACCATAGAAAAGCATTTTTGATATGTACCGGTTTTCCTATCCTTGACAGTAATAGTCCTGCAAAAAATGGATACATTACCCGCGTCATCCCTACTTTCACCTGTTCTACTGTTAATGTCCAGCCACCGGTTACATCACCATTGGCATTGGTGACAGCAAAATATACCAGCGCCGCCGCCGCTAAACTCACCAGGATAGATAAAGCCCAATTGGGGAATTTTCTGACCCCTAATGCGTATAAAATATTGGCGATGTATTCAAAAAATAAAGACCATCCCACGCTGTTTAAGGGATGCATCTCCTGCCAGCCACGTATGTCCATAGACAATGGAACCGGCAATATGGTATACCCTATCACCATCACAAGCAGCATTTTCCATACAGGCACCGTATGGATCAATGGCCATATAGCAGATTCCGTAAAATAGAAGCCTATCGCGCCCAGCGTCATACCGAGAATAACCAGCGGCTGCAGCCGCTCAAACCGACGTCTTAAAAATGTGCCTATTGTAAGTTTATCCCATCTGTCATCGTATGCGTAGCCGATAACATAACCGGAGAGCAGAAAGAAAAAGTCGACAGCAAGATAACCGTGATTGATCCATTGGGTAAGGTGACTCGTGGCATGTGGCTCACAAAGGTGGAACCATACAACTATGATCGCAGCCACACCTCGTAATCCGTCTAATACCTGGTAATGAGGTTTAGTAGGAAGGGCGTTGTTGTTCATTGAATTTGCTTATAGCATGAAATACAGCAACTATCAATTGTGTAATTGATAGTTGCTGTACAGACCTGTATTTTAATCGTATTAGTTAATATGTAATTTGTCAGCCAAGACTTTCATGTAGAATCCGCCTACAACACTTCTTGCTTTGAAGTTTTCACGGATACCTGTTTCTGAATCGTAGAAATCATTGAGCGGTACACGGGATGGCGTCTCTAATGCATGTATATAAAGCGGTTTGATCAATGCTTCAAACTGCTCTTTCTCCGGAGCAAAAGTGGCTGTCCATACAATCCAGTCATTCTTGGTATAGGATTTACGGCTATCCAGTGGTATACCAAATTTATTACCTTTTGTGAGATAGTACTTTGTCTCTGTGTCATAAACCTTTTGCGGGAACAAATTGAGATTTAATACTTTGTCCCATATCAAATTGTATTTCTGGCTCCAGGTATTTTTATTGTCGAATGTCAGCGCATAGTGATCTCCGGCGTCCGCCATCTCTATCCATTTTGGCACCATGCTTTCAGCAATAGCACGGTATTTCTTCGCTGATTCCTGCTCGCCCAGTTGTTCCGCCATTTGTGCATAACAGCCAATCGCAACAATTGCTTTAACAGATAAATTGGCATTACGTGCAAGATGACCTGCGAAATCATCTGTACATAGCTGTGTTTTAGGATCCAGACCTTCTTTGGTCAGATAATCCACCCAGGTGGTCAGCGTTTGCCAATGTTTTTTAGCGTAGTCTGTATTTTTCTGTGCTTTAGTGATAGCAGCACATAAAATGATCATGTTACCTGACTCTTCCACCGGCATAGGTTCGCCGTAAGTCTGACCATTTGCTTTGGGATATGTTCCCAGGTCATGTGCAGCCCATGGATGTGGATATTTACCGGTCTCACTGAAGTGGAATATACCTGTTAGCATACCCTGCATCAGTTCCGGGTTATAAATGAGATAAAGCGGTGCAGAAGGATATGTTACATCCACCGTATTAATGAAACCACCACTATTATTTTCTTTTGACAACCACAGTAATTCACCGTCCGGACTTTTAACCAGGGTATGTGCTGCAATACTCTGACGATAAGCTAATACACAGATATGCGCATATTCCTCACCACCTGATTTCAGGGCCGTAGCATATACTTCTTTATCAAAATCACCACATCTTTGCATGACAGCGTTATATTCATTGTCAGCACTGATCAGCTGCCCTTCCATGGTTTCGTTGCCGGCAGCGTTCCACCAGGGTCTTAAGTTATTATTGAAATACTGAACAGCATAGATCTCGTCGTACCCGAGTTCAACAAAACGTTCTACTTTATTACTGCCGACAGTACCAAAAGGAATAACTGTGTTCAGTGATAATGATTTTCCTTCTGTAGCGGATGATGCCGTTACACCTTTTTTAAAGGTCTCTACCGCATCAGCACCTTTTGTAATATACTGGATGGTCCCCTTATTCTTCTGAGCAGCTACATAAAAGTATCCCCAGTCGATACGCATATCATCAGCGCCCTTTTCAAGTACGGGCTGATCTTTGGTACCTACCTTTAAAACAGACAGGTTACCTGCATCATAACGTTTTGCAGCAACCAGCTGAGAAGGCTGATACACCGCAATGTCAGATGATGCGCCTAAGAAGACTTTTACAGCATGTTGCTTCCCATCATTTGCTTTCACTCCATAGGTAATGTAGGATACGGGCCGGGATAACAATTTCAGATCATTCAGCAAAAGCGGTGAAGTGAATTTGAGTTCCAGATCGATATTACCGGCGGTAAACTCATAGGTGGTTTGTGTTGCAGCAATATCTACTTTTGTTTGTTGTGCAACCTGGTTTTCACCTAAAGCGCTCTTTTGTTTATCTACCAAACCGAAATCCAGGTAACGTCCTCCGGCACTATTCGCAAGATGAATGGCAATGGTATTTTGACCTACTTTCAGCATGCTTTTATTAACGGGCAGGTATTTGAAATTACTCGTCCAGCCGGTTGTTTCATAAATCTTGCTGCCATTAAGGAATACTTCGACATTATCATCATGATTGAGCTTTAACAGCAAATCATTGATACCGGCCACATTCTTCACTGTGAAATTCCTCCTAACCCAAATGTTATCGGACTTCCACAATGTTTTCACATTCTTTTCATCATCGCCAAATGGCGCCGGACCAGACTTCCAGTTGGTCGTCTTGTAATCCTGTGAAGTCCAGCTTGCATCAGGCTGGGTTTCTGTATAACTTACCTCATAAGGCATTTCATCAGCCGCAGCCAATATCGTCTTATATTTTGTTACCTCTTTCCCCAAAAAACGATAGACCTTTCCATCTACACTGATCATCCCCAACAACGAATGATCCGCTCCCGTCCAGTGCGTCGTTGTCGAATTGTTTAACTGATCTGTATTTGACCAGATACTAAAGTTTGGATTGTGAGTAATCAGTGGATACGCAGGCGCTATTCTTTCCTGTGCCTGAATCTGAGAAGTGTAAAATAAACAAGCAAGTACGCTGAGACCTCTTAATCTGTTGAACTTGATCATCTTAGATTTTTGTAAATTTTGGAATTTTAGCGGGTTAAATTAGATAACCGGAATTTTTGTATTTATGATTTCCGTGCCAAGATTAAAATAATTCAGGTCAATTTTGCATGTTTTTGCAATTTTCTCGGAGATAGGCTTCTTTATGATTTTATTTTAGTGATATTGAAGCAACGTGGGTAGAAATTCGTTTTGATAATATTATTTTGAGGAGGAGCCCCTTACTCCGTCTTTTTCCCAAATTTCCTGGGGTAAAAGGCCACTGACAACATAAAATATTGTTGCAATACGTTACTCCTGCTTTCGGAAAGCATGTTCTTATCCCCTGTCACAATAAAGCCCTTATTCTGGTGCAACAGATCGAGTGCTGATAAACGCAGTTCCAGATTATTTGCCGGTAACATCCGGTAAGCGGTAGTGGCATTCCATACCAGATATGTATTCGGTTGTGATGTAGAAGCTGTAATCCTGTTCAGGTTGATGTTACTGCCAACGGTTAATCTCCGGGTACAGGAGACGCGGGTTCCCAGGATGGTCGTCCAGAAATCGCTGCTATAGGAATTAGTGCTGATACTACTTGTCTGCTTTGATGCGTAATGATAATAGTACTGCTGCAGTTCAACGATGCAATAATCGCGAAAGGCATAAAACAGTCTTAACCCACTGTTATTAGTAAAGACCTTTGAGGAATACCAGATATTATTGATACTATTGGGAATCCTGCTAAAATTAAAAGCCGTATTGAATTTTAACTGTAGCTGGCTCCCTCCTATTTTATAAGCCCGTTGCGCACTCCCGCTGATATTCGCAAAGCGGTAACCATTCACATTAATCGTGTAATGTCGTGTTCGTCCGAGGCTGTCTGTGATCGTGCTATCGGAGAAATAATGATTGATCGTACCGTATGAAAGAGCCAGTCCATAGCGAAAGTCGTTATTAGACATATAGTTGCTCCTGCTGTATTCATAGGTGATACTTCTCTTATCAAAAGGTTTTAAGCGATCATTTCCCAATGACAGATAATAAGCCACCGCACTATCTACCAAGGGATACAACTGGTTCACATCAGGATAACCTGCTTCCTTTCTGACGTAGAGGTTGTGCGTCTCATGGTAGTGACCGTCATTATAGTGATCATAGGTGACGGCACCCACAGGAATGAATTTCGCATATCGCCTGGTAAATTGCTGAAACAAGGCGGATGATTTATTCTGCTGATACAGGAATTGTTCTCTGAAAGTGAATTGAATACTCAGGTGTTTTGTGTACCGGTTGGAAAGAATCTTAACGAATTCCTTCTTTAATTTCAAAGCAGGCAGTTCATTGATGGCTGTAAATGTGCTGTTATTGGTCAGGTAATTATTGAGCAGGTATTTTCCCGTAGCGCTATCCCTGTCCTGTACCCTGCTCTCTGCATCACGTTTATTGAAGTCCAGGTTATTGCTGGCAGAAAACTGTATAAAGGACGAACGGTTGAAAAGAAGCCGGAAAAGGTCATCAGCAGCCAGATAGGTTTTATGGTTAACATTATCCTCCTTGTTATCATACCGCCGTTCTGTTCTTATATAAACGTCACTATCCGCCACGGCAAAGAATGCATTGTTAACCGCGCGTACATTCTGAAGATGTGTGATATCCAGGGTATACTTTGCAGACACTGCCTTATCTCCGGAGCTTGCTTTTTTACCATAATAGTCGTCCCCTACAGAAAAAGAGAGCTGGTGCCTCGACTCGTCATTGGAATTACTGTTAATATTGCCGCTTTTCTTTTCTCCTGCAGCGTTAAATATCCCGCTAACATTTTCAATGCTCCCGTTCACTTTTCCATATACCACATCTGCATCTATTACAAAGTTATTATGGTCGTTCTTTTTCTTATAATCCAATGCCGCTTTGTGTAAAGACCTGCGCTCATTATTAACGGCGGTATCCAGCTGTAATTGCGAACTTTCATTCAGCAGATAATTCAGGGTACTGGTATTACTGGCTACAGTGGAATAGTTACTGTTAAAAAAATAGTCGGCATTCAACTGATTTAACTCTTTCGCATTTGGCTTAAGGCTAAAATCCTTTTTGAACATCCCTCCTATCGCTCCTGGGCGGTTCTCACCCGCGATATTGAAATCCGGCTGGTATTCGATATCTGTCCCGCTGCCTTTAAAGGTGCTGTTACGCATAATCGTGTTGGCATCCGTAGCAATCTTATTCACATTATTCGCATTCGCTACGATCGCCATCTGGATAGACGGCGTAAAGGCATTTAAAGCCAAATCCGCCTCATAATGTTTCTCAGGGGCATATCCGGCGGCCACCTTCCCGAAATGCCCGGAATGACGTCCATTCTTGAGTTTAATGTTGATTTCGGTGATAGAATCGATCTGATTCTTTTTATCCGCATCTACCTGATACACCTGGATCTTCTG contains the following coding sequences:
- a CDS encoding glutaminase family protein, with the translated sequence MIKFNRLRGLSVLACLFYTSQIQAQERIAPAYPLITHNPNFSIWSNTDQLNNSTTTHWTGADHSLLGMISVDGKVYRFLGKEVTKYKTILAAADEMPYEVSYTETQPDASWTSQDYKTTNWKSGPAPFGDDEKNVKTLWKSDNIWVRRNFTVKNVAGINDLLLKLNHDDNVEVFLNGSKIYETTGWTSNFKYLPVNKSMLKVGQNTIAIHLANSAGGRYLDFGLVDKQKSALGENQVAQQTKVDIAATQTTYEFTAGNIDLELKFTSPLLLNDLKLLSRPVSYITYGVKANDGKQHAVKVFLGASSDIAVYQPSQLVAAKRYDAGNLSVLKVGTKDQPVLEKGADDMRIDWGYFYVAAQKNKGTIQYITKGADAVETFKKGVTASSATEGKSLSLNTVIPFGTVGSNKVERFVELGYDEIYAVQYFNNNLRPWWNAAGNETMEGQLISADNEYNAVMQRCGDFDKEVYATALKSGGEEYAHICVLAYRQSIAAHTLVKSPDGELLWLSKENNSGGFINTVDVTYPSAPLYLIYNPELMQGMLTGIFHFSETGKYPHPWAAHDLGTYPKANGQTYGEPMPVEESGNMIILCAAITKAQKNTDYAKKHWQTLTTWVDYLTKEGLDPKTQLCTDDFAGHLARNANLSVKAIVAIGCYAQMAEQLGEQESAKKYRAIAESMVPKWIEMADAGDHYALTFDNKNTWSQKYNLIWDKVLNLNLFPQKVYDTETKYYLTKGNKFGIPLDSRKSYTKNDWIVWTATFAPEKEQFEALIKPLYIHALETPSRVPLNDFYDSETGIRENFKARSVVGGFYMKVLADKLHIN
- a CDS encoding acyltransferase family protein, with product MNNNALPTKPHYQVLDGLRGVAAIIVVWFHLCEPHATSHLTQWINHGYLAVDFFFLLSGYVIGYAYDDRWDKLTIGTFLRRRFERLQPLVILGMTLGAIGFYFTESAIWPLIHTVPVWKMLLVMVIGYTILPVPLSMDIRGWQEMHPLNSVGWSLFFEYIANILYALGVRKFPNWALSILVSLAAAALVYFAVTNANGDVTGGWTLTVEQVKVGMTRVMYPFFAGLLLSRIGKPVHIKNAFLWCTILVAAILFMPRIGGADHLWMNGLYESACIILVFPLIVLIGAGAKVTGNREYKICKLLGDISYPLYMTHYTLVYFYVGWVSDHKGITMAASWPYALATFLGAIAVAYASLKLFDEPVRAWLRKKLK